One Roseimaritima multifibrata DNA window includes the following coding sequences:
- a CDS encoding tagaturonate epimerase family protein encodes MNDKQKCVTLGLAPSFGFGDRIGLATPGHVEAMKRSGNGILPIYPQQSIREMTRTQRSAQDVMDDAMNGAAAAGWDGPIGADADHLKTSQDVDVTAAVGFTFFTIDPSDDVDQKADDYDEATLREKFAADRESSPWFDSYLGKTISLPSGATIELDEQSCMRAAVKYGPAIERALGLGEYIKSVHVKKGADYEIELSVDETDQPTTLAEHYIIADQCIQGGMKLVSLAPRFIGELEKGVDYKGDVDALEASLNDHAAIAELLGPYKLSLHSGSDKVSMYGALARATKGRFHVKTAGTSYLEALRVVARHDEALFRKIVQFGRQHYDVDKATYHVSATNDAVPADDGLDAKRLEQVYLECWADVPQGKGFTEPGRQILHCTFGSTLTDPELGPAVRSVLESHPDTYTEVLADHFSRHLEALTAGM; translated from the coding sequence ATGAACGATAAACAGAAGTGTGTGACTCTTGGGCTGGCTCCTAGTTTTGGTTTTGGGGACCGGATTGGTTTGGCGACGCCGGGGCATGTGGAGGCGATGAAACGGTCGGGCAACGGGATCCTGCCGATCTATCCTCAGCAGTCGATTCGCGAAATGACACGCACTCAGCGTTCCGCACAGGATGTCATGGACGACGCGATGAATGGAGCCGCGGCAGCCGGTTGGGATGGGCCGATCGGAGCCGATGCGGATCACTTGAAAACGTCGCAGGACGTCGATGTTACCGCAGCGGTCGGGTTCACCTTCTTTACGATTGACCCTTCCGACGATGTTGATCAGAAAGCGGACGACTATGACGAAGCAACCCTGCGAGAAAAATTTGCGGCGGATCGAGAATCGTCGCCTTGGTTCGATAGCTATTTGGGTAAAACGATTTCCTTGCCCAGTGGAGCGACCATCGAACTAGATGAGCAGTCTTGCATGCGAGCGGCTGTTAAATATGGACCAGCGATCGAACGTGCGCTCGGCTTGGGTGAGTACATCAAATCGGTTCACGTAAAAAAAGGAGCCGACTACGAAATCGAATTGTCGGTCGATGAAACCGATCAACCAACAACGCTTGCCGAACATTACATCATCGCCGATCAGTGCATTCAGGGCGGAATGAAGTTGGTTAGTCTGGCTCCACGCTTCATTGGCGAATTGGAAAAGGGAGTCGATTACAAGGGAGACGTCGATGCCTTGGAGGCTTCCTTGAACGACCACGCGGCGATCGCTGAACTGTTGGGCCCGTATAAATTAAGCCTTCACTCGGGATCGGACAAAGTGTCGATGTATGGAGCTTTGGCTCGGGCAACGAAAGGACGCTTTCATGTGAAAACGGCCGGAACAAGTTATCTGGAAGCGCTCCGTGTGGTTGCACGGCACGATGAAGCGTTGTTTCGCAAAATTGTTCAGTTCGGACGGCAGCACTACGATGTCGACAAAGCGACCTACCATGTTTCGGCGACAAACGATGCGGTCCCCGCCGATGATGGGCTGGACGCGAAGCGTTTAGAACAGGTTTACCTCGAGTGCTGGGCGGATGTTCCGCAAGGCAAAGGTTTTACCGAGCCCGGACGTCAGATTCTGCACTGCACCTTTGGTTCGACGCTAACCGATCCAGAACTCGGCCCCGCAGTCCGAAGTGTTCTGGAATCGCACCCTGATACCTATACCGAAGTTCTGGCCGATCATTTCAGTCGACACTTGGAAGCGTTGACTGCAGGTATGTAA
- a CDS encoding GntR family transcriptional regulator, producing the protein MSIANYIKDDLAARLRSGKALPMPLTLGSLAGHYQVSFTPVRTAIAELLEEGLLKKGANRRLAPATTPQTSAQGRSEVELPTPPRDYYQEIANDLVQQSLQGDSIYLREELSAEKYDISRSAIRHIFHRLAGEGMLDHIPRHGWLLRPFRQEDLQDFIEVREVLERKALDLAKDKLETQVLKKMLAANSLAKSSGDRPTVDESLHGYLITTAGNQYIRDFFERQGRYYQLLFQWEDHDEAAATETVRQHQSILNALINKDWREARKSLSHHICNNHPILSQIRSTTAGPRHKRVPSED; encoded by the coding sequence ATGTCGATCGCAAATTACATCAAAGACGATTTAGCAGCCCGGCTTCGATCGGGCAAAGCCTTACCGATGCCGCTGACGCTCGGCTCGTTGGCCGGACACTACCAAGTCAGCTTCACTCCGGTCCGCACCGCGATCGCGGAACTGCTGGAGGAAGGGTTACTGAAAAAGGGAGCCAATCGGCGACTAGCCCCTGCGACGACTCCGCAGACGTCTGCCCAAGGCCGGAGCGAGGTCGAACTACCGACACCTCCCAGGGACTACTACCAGGAAATCGCCAACGACCTGGTCCAGCAAAGCCTGCAAGGGGATTCGATCTACCTTCGCGAAGAACTGAGTGCGGAGAAATACGACATCAGCCGATCCGCGATCCGACACATCTTCCATCGCTTGGCCGGAGAGGGGATGCTTGACCATATTCCTCGCCATGGCTGGCTACTGCGACCATTCCGGCAAGAGGACCTTCAAGACTTTATCGAAGTGCGTGAGGTTCTTGAGCGAAAGGCGCTGGACCTAGCGAAAGACAAACTGGAAACGCAAGTCCTTAAAAAGATGCTTGCAGCCAACTCGCTTGCAAAATCAAGCGGCGATCGCCCGACGGTGGACGAATCCCTGCACGGATACCTAATAACCACAGCGGGCAACCAATACATACGTGATTTTTTCGAGCGACAGGGCCGGTATTACCAACTGCTGTTTCAGTGGGAAGATCACGACGAAGCCGCAGCGACAGAAACCGTTCGGCAACACCAATCCATCTTGAATGCGTTGATAAACAAAGACTGGCGGGAAGCAAGAAAATCGCTTTCTCACCATATTTGCAACAACCACCCGATCCTCAGCCAAATACGTTCAACGACCGCAGGCCCCCGACACAAACGCGTCCCCAGCGAAGACTAA
- a CDS encoding MFS transporter — translation MATPATQIRYRALAWLAVAAALAYLCRSAVGVAESTIRADLGYSLTQSGWFMGAFFWTYSLFQVPSGWLSERLGTRIALSLFAFMWSLATFGIGVAPLFWLLIVAQLVMGVAQAGIFPASCNSIGHWMPLGQRSTACGILAAGMQLGAIIASGLTGLLLAPLGWRFVFVGYAIPSVLWTVGFYLRFRDQPADDPRVNDAERALIGPERATAKSPENQVQLSEWSELLAIIRSPVMWWLCGQQICRGSGYMFFASWFPTFLQETRGVSVSESGYLQGLVLAGTLGGSLLGGTLTDWIWRKTGSLRLSRSGVGATFLAACAILILAAWFVQNAMLAVVLLALGSFLAALAGPCAFAATIDIGGAKVPQVFGVMNMTGNFAAAACPVLVGLLFQWTANWNLVLLLFAAVYLTGAICWVFVNPKKHIDASL, via the coding sequence ATGGCAACGCCGGCCACCCAAATTCGATATCGTGCACTCGCTTGGCTGGCCGTTGCGGCAGCCCTTGCCTACCTTTGCCGGAGTGCCGTGGGGGTCGCCGAAAGTACGATCCGCGCCGACCTGGGTTACAGTTTGACGCAGTCGGGCTGGTTCATGGGGGCTTTCTTCTGGACCTATTCGCTATTCCAGGTTCCCAGTGGATGGCTGTCCGAACGATTGGGAACTCGGATTGCGCTCAGCCTGTTCGCATTCATGTGGTCACTGGCAACTTTTGGGATCGGAGTCGCTCCGCTGTTCTGGTTGTTGATTGTTGCTCAGTTGGTCATGGGGGTCGCTCAGGCCGGAATCTTTCCCGCTTCGTGTAATTCCATTGGGCACTGGATGCCGCTGGGGCAGCGATCGACCGCCTGCGGGATATTGGCAGCGGGGATGCAGCTTGGGGCAATTATTGCCAGCGGGCTGACCGGGTTGTTGCTCGCCCCTTTGGGGTGGAGATTTGTTTTTGTCGGCTATGCCATTCCAAGCGTTTTATGGACCGTCGGTTTCTATCTGCGGTTCCGTGATCAGCCTGCCGACGATCCACGCGTCAACGATGCCGAACGAGCGTTGATCGGGCCCGAACGAGCGACCGCCAAGAGCCCCGAGAATCAAGTCCAGCTGAGTGAGTGGAGCGAACTGCTGGCGATCATTCGTTCGCCGGTGATGTGGTGGCTGTGTGGGCAACAGATTTGCCGCGGGTCGGGGTACATGTTCTTCGCAAGTTGGTTTCCCACGTTTCTGCAGGAGACTCGCGGAGTTTCTGTTAGCGAGTCCGGGTATTTGCAAGGCTTGGTGCTGGCAGGAACACTGGGTGGCAGCTTATTGGGCGGAACGCTTACGGATTGGATTTGGCGCAAGACCGGTAGCCTGCGGCTTAGCCGGAGCGGAGTTGGAGCAACGTTTTTGGCCGCCTGTGCGATCCTGATTTTAGCCGCGTGGTTTGTTCAAAACGCAATGTTGGCCGTTGTTCTGTTGGCGCTAGGTTCCTTTTTGGCCGCACTGGCAGGTCCCTGTGCCTTTGCAGCAACGATCGATATTGGAGGCGCAAAGGTTCCTCAGGTCTTTGGCGTTATGAACATGACAGGAAACTTTGCAGCGGCCGCTTGTCCCGTACTGGTCGGTTTGCTCTTCCAGTGGACCGCAAACTGGAATTTGGTGCTGTTGTTGTTTGCTGCCGTCTACCTCACCGGAGCAATCTGCTGGGTGTTCGTAAACCCGAAGAAACATATCGATGCGTCGCTGTAA
- the dgoD gene encoding galactonate dehydratase, whose product MKITGIETVVCHARMRNWVFVKVLTDQPGLFGWGEATLEWHTRGVVGAIEDLAELVVGEDPTRVEHLWQMMWRQHFWHGSGVVRSTAIAGIDLALWDIVGKLHGVPCHQLWGGRVRDSIRLYCHLGGGNLDSFYSTPVDNAKRFAELASEAVSEGFSAFKSMAVPPTMPLEGLQAVKSAESCVAAMRDAVGDDIDIMVDCHARPSPAMGMRFAKVLDPYGLYFLEEPCWPESIESLAAINAAVTTPIATGERMTHLAAFRDLFAARGCEICQLDLTHCGGFTEARRIAALADAYRIALAPHNPQGPVSTAASIEFGFSQPSYIICESVHSDVPWREEIVQEGFVVDAATRTVAPNTRPGLGISIDEDAVKKYPFQQEVPQRVFYRDGAVGDW is encoded by the coding sequence ATGAAAATTACTGGGATCGAAACGGTTGTCTGTCACGCTCGGATGCGGAACTGGGTGTTCGTAAAAGTTCTTACCGATCAGCCGGGATTGTTTGGCTGGGGGGAAGCGACTTTGGAGTGGCACACTCGCGGAGTGGTTGGTGCCATCGAAGATTTGGCCGAGCTGGTCGTTGGCGAGGATCCGACGCGAGTCGAGCATCTTTGGCAGATGATGTGGCGTCAGCATTTCTGGCACGGCAGCGGAGTTGTTCGTTCGACAGCCATCGCGGGAATCGATTTGGCGCTGTGGGACATAGTGGGCAAGTTGCACGGAGTCCCCTGCCATCAGTTGTGGGGCGGGCGAGTGCGTGATTCGATTCGGTTGTATTGCCATCTTGGTGGCGGGAATCTGGACAGTTTTTATTCCACGCCTGTCGATAATGCGAAACGTTTTGCCGAATTGGCGTCGGAAGCGGTCAGTGAGGGCTTCTCGGCTTTTAAGTCGATGGCGGTCCCCCCCACAATGCCTCTGGAAGGTTTGCAGGCCGTCAAGTCTGCCGAAAGCTGCGTCGCCGCGATGCGAGACGCGGTTGGCGACGACATCGACATCATGGTCGATTGTCACGCACGTCCTTCGCCAGCGATGGGAATGCGTTTTGCCAAGGTGTTAGATCCTTACGGACTTTATTTCTTGGAAGAGCCCTGTTGGCCGGAAAGTATTGAAAGTTTGGCGGCCATCAATGCGGCCGTGACCACTCCGATCGCCACGGGTGAGCGGATGACCCATTTGGCTGCCTTCCGCGATTTGTTTGCGGCCCGCGGTTGCGAAATTTGCCAGCTTGATTTGACTCACTGCGGTGGATTTACTGAAGCTCGACGGATTGCGGCCCTTGCCGATGCCTATCGCATCGCCCTTGCACCGCACAATCCACAGGGGCCCGTTAGTACGGCTGCGTCGATTGAATTTGGTTTCTCGCAGCCCTCTTACATTATCTGTGAATCGGTTCATAGCGATGTTCCCTGGCGAGAAGAAATTGTCCAGGAAGGGTTTGTCGTCGACGCCGCCACACGTACGGTTGCCCCCAACACCCGTCCTGGGCTGGGGATTTCGATCGACGAAGATGCCGTAAAGAAGTATCCGTTTCAACAGGAGGTTCCGCAGCGAGTCTTTTATCGCGATGGAGCCGTCGGTGACTGGTAA
- a CDS encoding AraC family transcriptional regulator produces the protein MSNSQPPAPLPAFVSQQVTEARRFFLNLNPNRKLPLAIVCGGVERMRPDYFVERTDFPYYAIELVAEGEGTLTVENKEYPLSVGSLFSYGPRTSHSIRNQATNGMRKYYLDFVGTGVVGLLKESGLLTSQHAHQPIAIHSPHHLTDLFEILLREASSEGSQASRICETITELLFLKIKQSRTQEGNDRPRSYATYERIRRHIDENFLALHTIQQIAAQTDVTPVYLSRLFKRFADFGAYQYLLRRKMNYAAGLLMNEEMLVKEVAQQMEFADAFQFSRAFKRVYGISPKNLTARTKTG, from the coding sequence ATGAGCAACAGCCAGCCTCCGGCCCCCCTTCCGGCTTTTGTGTCCCAGCAGGTCACCGAAGCGCGGCGGTTCTTTCTGAACCTGAACCCAAATCGCAAGTTACCGCTGGCGATCGTCTGTGGCGGTGTCGAACGGATGCGTCCGGACTATTTCGTCGAACGGACCGATTTCCCTTATTATGCGATCGAATTGGTCGCCGAGGGGGAGGGGACGCTGACCGTCGAAAACAAGGAATACCCTTTATCGGTTGGGTCGCTCTTTTCTTACGGCCCCAGAACCTCGCACTCCATTCGCAATCAAGCGACCAACGGGATGCGAAAATACTATCTAGATTTTGTCGGAACGGGTGTCGTAGGGCTCCTTAAAGAATCAGGATTGTTAACCAGTCAGCATGCCCATCAACCGATCGCCATCCATTCGCCGCACCACCTGACCGACCTGTTTGAAATCCTGCTTCGAGAGGCCTCCAGCGAAGGGAGCCAAGCGAGCCGCATCTGCGAAACGATCACCGAACTACTCTTCTTAAAGATCAAACAATCGCGCACCCAAGAAGGGAACGATCGCCCCCGGTCGTATGCAACGTACGAGAGAATCCGTCGCCATATCGACGAGAACTTCCTCGCCCTCCATACCATCCAGCAGATCGCAGCTCAGACCGATGTAACGCCAGTTTACCTCTCGCGATTATTCAAACGGTTTGCCGACTTCGGCGCCTACCAATACCTCTTACGAAGAAAAATGAACTACGCGGCCGGCCTATTGATGAACGAAGAGATGTTGGTTAAAGAGGTCGCTCAACAAATGGAATTCGCGGACGCGTTTCAGTTTTCGCGAGCCTTTAAACGGGTCTATGGCATCTCCCCCAAAAACCTGACCGCACGCACCAAAACAGGCTAG
- the eda gene encoding bifunctional 4-hydroxy-2-oxoglutarate aldolase/2-dehydro-3-deoxy-phosphogluconate aldolase gives MSTKMVEMIDQINALRIVPVVTIPNVDVAGRMADALCQGGLPCAEITLRTEAGLAAIQELSDRPAFLVGAGTVHNAEQAQQAVDAGADFIVAPGFNPKTVRWCLDNDVLVIPGISSPTDLEMALEFGLNVVKFFPAEALGGVPMLKALSGPYPGMKFMPTGGIRQDNLREYLDLPQVIACGGSWMVAEAYLAKGRFESIVDRTTEAVLLARNGRPSDL, from the coding sequence ATGTCTACGAAAATGGTTGAAATGATCGACCAAATCAATGCGTTGAGGATTGTGCCTGTCGTTACGATTCCTAACGTTGATGTCGCCGGCCGGATGGCCGATGCACTTTGTCAGGGAGGGCTTCCCTGTGCGGAAATAACTTTGCGTACCGAGGCGGGGTTGGCCGCGATTCAGGAGTTGTCGGACCGGCCAGCCTTTTTGGTGGGAGCGGGGACCGTGCATAACGCTGAACAGGCCCAGCAAGCGGTGGATGCAGGAGCCGATTTTATTGTCGCGCCTGGATTCAATCCGAAAACGGTTCGTTGGTGCTTGGACAATGATGTGCTGGTCATCCCGGGGATTTCATCTCCGACCGATTTGGAGATGGCCTTGGAGTTCGGTCTGAATGTGGTCAAGTTTTTTCCCGCCGAAGCGCTTGGCGGGGTACCGATGTTAAAAGCACTATCGGGTCCCTACCCTGGCATGAAATTCATGCCTACCGGAGGAATTCGGCAAGACAATCTGCGTGAGTACCTTGATCTGCCTCAAGTCATCGCTTGTGGTGGTAGTTGGATGGTGGCGGAGGCGTATTTGGCTAAGGGCCGATTTGAATCGATCGTCGATCGGACGACCGAAGCTGTTTTGTTAGCGCGAAATGGTAGACCTTCGGACTTGTAA
- a CDS encoding alkaline ceramidase has translation MPQPKVFAHAAFRGQFGVARVDITPPVGVYARNWGAAKHDVAESIHRPLNLTAMVLSESADSYPLVLLDADLGWWKTPQTFRSFQTSLLERLQLLPSQLLFALSHTHAGPPLMEVDPSLPGSEPLQAWMDGLLDSAVTVVREALDASQPANLEWHVGKCELANVRDLRDPQDGNDRYLCGFDPEGKPDDTLLVGRVTDPAGKTLATLVNYACHPTTLAAENRAISPDYVGAMRETIQDVTGAPALFLLGACGELAPRYQYVGDPEVADRHGRQLGFAALATLSDMEPPGTELAFAEALESGAPLAIWKHRPGTPSAKLRVIQRSVELPLKDWPSAEELEDQRVACTDRALEERLRRRRDIRRSVGNGSVFSLPIYCWQFGDAVLVGCCCEPYSCLQQELRKRFQGTTVVVMNLVNGSLGYLPPAPLYDQDIYPVWQTPFERGSLELVIQAMTGVVEDVLSQ, from the coding sequence ATGCCTCAACCCAAAGTATTTGCCCACGCTGCGTTTCGTGGTCAGTTCGGTGTCGCCCGTGTGGATATAACGCCTCCGGTCGGCGTCTATGCACGCAACTGGGGCGCCGCCAAACACGACGTTGCGGAGTCGATTCACCGTCCTTTGAATTTGACCGCAATGGTTCTCTCGGAATCGGCAGACAGCTATCCGTTGGTTCTCTTGGATGCGGACTTGGGCTGGTGGAAAACGCCGCAGACTTTTCGCTCTTTTCAGACATCTCTGCTGGAGAGGTTGCAGCTATTGCCGTCGCAGTTGCTGTTCGCGCTTTCTCATACCCATGCCGGACCGCCATTGATGGAGGTCGACCCCTCGTTGCCGGGCAGCGAACCGTTGCAGGCCTGGATGGATGGGTTGCTCGATTCAGCGGTCACGGTTGTACGTGAGGCTTTGGACGCCAGTCAGCCTGCAAACCTTGAATGGCACGTCGGCAAGTGTGAACTGGCGAATGTCCGTGACCTCCGTGATCCCCAAGATGGGAATGATCGGTATCTGTGTGGATTCGATCCCGAGGGAAAACCTGACGATACGCTGTTGGTTGGACGCGTGACGGATCCAGCTGGTAAGACGCTGGCGACGCTGGTCAATTACGCCTGCCATCCAACCACCTTAGCCGCAGAGAATCGAGCCATTTCGCCCGATTATGTTGGAGCGATGCGCGAAACAATTCAGGATGTAACCGGAGCCCCCGCATTGTTTTTGCTTGGTGCGTGTGGGGAATTGGCTCCCCGTTATCAATACGTTGGGGACCCTGAGGTCGCTGACCGTCATGGACGACAGCTAGGGTTCGCCGCTTTGGCAACGTTGTCCGATATGGAACCTCCAGGAACCGAATTAGCCTTTGCGGAAGCTCTTGAATCAGGGGCTCCGTTGGCTATTTGGAAGCACCGTCCTGGGACCCCTTCAGCGAAACTTCGCGTCATCCAGCGGTCGGTTGAATTACCGCTAAAGGATTGGCCTTCGGCTGAGGAACTTGAGGATCAACGTGTCGCCTGTACGGATCGTGCGTTGGAAGAACGCTTAAGGCGAAGACGCGACATTCGCCGCAGTGTCGGCAATGGATCGGTATTTAGTCTGCCCATTTACTGCTGGCAGTTTGGGGATGCGGTGTTGGTCGGTTGCTGTTGCGAGCCCTATTCCTGCTTGCAGCAAGAGCTGCGAAAGCGTTTTCAGGGAACGACGGTTGTGGTGATGAATTTGGTTAACGGATCGCTGGGGTATTTGCCCCCTGCCCCGTTGTACGATCAAGATATTTACCCTGTCTGGCAGACTCCGTTTGAACGTGGGTCTTTGGAACTAGTTATTCAAGCGATGACGGGAGTGGTCGAAGATGTGCTCAGCCAGTAA
- a CDS encoding dihydrodipicolinate synthase family protein, with amino-acid sequence MCSASNQILQGVLPVLQTPFTEEGEIDFPVLSAEIDWAFQTGADGVVVAMVSEILRIGYRGRRELAEQVCQMVGDRGTVVISVGAESTAEAVGFAKHAESIGATALMAIPPVATSLGAEASRAYFAAIANSVSIPLVVQDASGYVGASIDLSVYLDLLKEFGAERILFKPEASPLGPNLSKLRDATSGSARIFEGSGGIHLVDCYRRGIVGTMPGTDLLDGIVALWKALQEGDEDRIYSLSLPISGLVALQLQAGLDGFLAIEKYLLKRRGLFPNTLQVQPVAWELDEETQAEVDRLYARMQASL; translated from the coding sequence ATGTGCTCAGCCAGTAATCAAATCTTGCAAGGCGTTTTGCCTGTTTTACAGACGCCTTTCACCGAGGAAGGAGAAATCGATTTTCCGGTGTTGAGTGCGGAAATCGATTGGGCTTTCCAGACGGGAGCCGATGGAGTGGTCGTCGCGATGGTAAGCGAGATCCTGCGGATCGGTTATCGAGGCCGTCGGGAGTTGGCCGAACAGGTCTGCCAGATGGTCGGGGATCGTGGGACCGTGGTCATCAGTGTGGGCGCCGAAAGTACTGCGGAAGCGGTTGGGTTTGCAAAACATGCAGAATCGATTGGGGCCACTGCCCTGATGGCGATTCCCCCGGTCGCTACCTCCTTGGGGGCGGAGGCAAGCCGTGCCTATTTCGCGGCAATCGCAAACAGTGTTTCGATCCCCTTGGTCGTGCAGGATGCGTCGGGGTATGTGGGCGCGTCGATCGACCTGTCTGTCTACCTTGATCTGCTAAAAGAGTTTGGTGCGGAGCGAATTCTGTTTAAGCCCGAAGCAAGTCCGTTGGGCCCGAATCTGTCAAAGCTTCGCGATGCAACGTCGGGGAGTGCACGGATCTTTGAAGGTTCCGGTGGCATTCACTTGGTGGACTGCTACCGTCGAGGCATTGTCGGGACGATGCCAGGCACCGATTTGTTAGACGGGATCGTTGCCCTCTGGAAAGCGCTGCAGGAGGGTGATGAGGATCGGATCTATTCGCTGTCGTTGCCGATCAGTGGTTTAGTAGCCCTGCAGTTGCAGGCAGGATTGGATGGGTTTTTGGCGATTGAAAAATATCTGTTGAAGCGACGAGGCCTGTTCCCAAACACCTTGCAGGTTCAACCGGTCGCTTGGGAGTTAGACGAGGAGACGCAGGCGGAAGTCGATCGCTTGTATGCTCGTATGCAGGCAAGTCTTTAA
- a CDS encoding aminotransferase class V-fold PLP-dependent enzyme: MPESNLQHWGLNPRIDFLNHGSFGACPTVVLNAQRDWIDLLEKDPIDFLAPERTLLTKLLHVRSVLQALINAPAKDIALIRNATEGVNAVVRSFPFEKNDEVVITSHGYNACNNAIRFAAERFGAVVKVAEIPFPVESPEQVVASIESMFSERTRLLVVDHVTSSTGLVFPVDELVRRAHRDGIRVLVDGAHAPGMLSVDLQQINADYYTANNHKWLCAPKASGFLHVKPEFQEEVRPAIISHGANADTESQSRFESEFAWTGTYDPSPVLSLPTAIDFITSLHPRGLSGLQQTNHELVLAGREQLLQKLNVSSPAPSEMLGSLATIPLPVAASFCPADAVSLQRKLFYQHQIEVPVFKLSSGLPCFRISAQIYNQVDQYERLANVLCEIV, encoded by the coding sequence ATGCCTGAATCCAACCTACAACACTGGGGATTAAACCCTCGCATCGATTTCCTTAATCACGGGTCGTTTGGGGCATGCCCGACGGTCGTCCTAAACGCTCAAAGAGACTGGATTGACCTTCTTGAAAAAGACCCTATCGATTTCCTGGCGCCCGAGCGCACGCTGCTGACAAAACTTCTACACGTTCGTTCTGTTTTACAAGCACTGATCAACGCCCCCGCCAAAGACATTGCCTTGATCCGCAACGCTACCGAAGGCGTCAATGCAGTGGTCCGGTCGTTTCCCTTTGAGAAGAACGACGAAGTGGTGATCACCAGTCATGGTTACAACGCATGCAACAATGCGATTCGCTTTGCAGCCGAACGTTTTGGAGCCGTCGTTAAGGTCGCAGAAATCCCGTTCCCTGTCGAATCGCCAGAGCAAGTCGTCGCGTCGATCGAATCGATGTTCAGCGAACGGACTCGGTTGCTTGTGGTCGACCATGTCACAAGTTCAACGGGACTGGTGTTCCCCGTCGACGAACTGGTTCGGCGAGCCCATCGCGACGGCATCCGAGTTCTAGTCGATGGTGCACACGCCCCTGGAATGCTCTCGGTCGATCTTCAGCAAATCAACGCAGACTACTATACGGCCAACAATCACAAATGGCTGTGCGCGCCGAAGGCATCCGGATTTCTTCACGTGAAACCTGAATTTCAAGAAGAGGTTCGGCCGGCGATCATCAGCCACGGAGCCAACGCCGATACCGAGTCCCAGTCTCGCTTCGAGAGTGAATTTGCCTGGACGGGGACCTACGACCCTTCGCCGGTCCTCAGCCTACCAACGGCGATCGATTTCATAACAAGCTTACATCCGAGAGGGCTAAGTGGACTGCAACAGACAAATCACGAACTAGTCCTCGCCGGCCGAGAACAGCTGCTGCAGAAACTGAACGTTTCCTCTCCCGCCCCCTCAGAAATGCTGGGCAGCCTGGCAACCATCCCGCTGCCAGTTGCTGCTTCCTTCTGTCCAGCCGATGCAGTCTCGTTGCAACGCAAATTGTTTTACCAGCACCAGATCGAAGTCCCGGTTTTCAAGCTATCCAGCGGACTGCCATGCTTCCGCATTTCCGCCCAGATCTACAACCAAGTGGACCAATACGAACGTCTCGCAAACGTGCTTTGCGAAATCGTTTAG
- a CDS encoding aldo/keto reductase yields the protein MEKRPLGNTGMELTKLSFGASSLGQEFRSVDLNEALKSVRVALDSGMNFIDTAAYYGRGMSEVLLGQVLPDVPRDQYYLGTKLGRFAPKHFDFSPRRVEESIDISLERMKLDYLDIALLHDIEFVDVDRVIEETLPALRKEKEKGKVRFIGVSGYPMKIFKEVLAKADIDVLLTYNHYTLQNDMATELVPLCKEKGVGLMNGAPFAARLLTNAPLPEWHKATPQVRELAKKAAEHCAGKGVDIAQLALQFTIANPDFATCVTGSANPQRIQQWVEWAALPLDEQLLSEVQAILQPVHNWFHIEGRPENNDTPAKV from the coding sequence ATGGAAAAACGACCTCTTGGCAATACCGGTATGGAACTCACGAAGCTCTCTTTTGGAGCCTCTTCGTTGGGGCAGGAGTTCCGTAGCGTTGATTTGAACGAAGCGCTTAAGTCCGTCCGCGTTGCCCTTGATTCGGGAATGAACTTCATCGACACCGCAGCCTATTACGGTCGCGGAATGAGTGAAGTGCTGTTGGGGCAAGTGCTTCCAGACGTTCCACGCGATCAGTACTACCTGGGAACCAAGCTTGGGCGTTTTGCGCCAAAGCATTTCGATTTCAGCCCACGCCGCGTTGAAGAAAGTATCGATATCTCGCTTGAGCGGATGAAGCTGGACTACTTGGATATCGCTTTGTTGCACGACATTGAATTTGTCGATGTCGACCGGGTGATTGAAGAAACGTTGCCCGCACTGCGGAAGGAAAAAGAAAAAGGAAAGGTTCGCTTCATTGGGGTTAGCGGCTATCCCATGAAGATCTTTAAGGAGGTTTTGGCGAAAGCAGATATCGACGTGTTGTTGACCTACAATCACTACACCCTGCAGAACGACATGGCGACCGAGTTGGTTCCCCTTTGCAAAGAGAAGGGAGTTGGGCTGATGAATGGGGCTCCGTTTGCAGCGCGCCTGTTGACGAACGCACCGCTTCCCGAGTGGCACAAGGCGACGCCTCAGGTTCGCGAACTGGCGAAAAAAGCGGCTGAGCACTGTGCTGGTAAGGGCGTCGATATCGCTCAGTTGGCCTTGCAGTTCACGATCGCGAATCCGGACTTTGCAACCTGCGTGACCGGTTCAGCGAATCCGCAGCGAATTCAGCAGTGGGTGGAATGGGCCGCATTGCCACTCGATGAGCAATTGCTGTCCGAAGTTCAGGCGATTCTCCAGCCTGTTCACAACTGGTTCCATATTGAAGGACGCCCCGAGAACAACGATACGCCCGCAAAGGTGTGA